In Astatotilapia calliptera chromosome 20, fAstCal1.2, whole genome shotgun sequence, one genomic interval encodes:
- the LOC113013384 gene encoding zinc finger BED domain-containing protein 1-like translates to MVAAARLLPFEHMPCMAHILQRTVTVSLNDSAFERALAKCRKIVGHFKHSPANAQELKAQQAAHGHQTEPLVQDVPTRWNSTLEMIKRIQRNKFGLTTILTQQNSKVTMLTDQELDRLQKLEELLEPCRYVTELLGGERYVSCSMVLPALCQDYGALR, encoded by the exons ATGGTTGCAGCCGCCAGACTACTTCCATTTGAACACATGCCCTGCATGGCCCACATTCTGCAAAGAACGGTCACAGTTTCTCTTAATGACAGCGCATTTGAAAGGGCTCTGGCCAAATGTCGCAAGATTGTTGGACATTTTAAGCATAGTCCAGCAAACGCTCAGGAATTAAAGGCACAGCAAGCTGCACATGGACATCAAACAGAACCGCTTGTTCAGGACGTTCCAACAAGATGGAACTCCACCCTAGAGATGATCAAGCGGATCCAGAGAAACAAATTTGGGCTGACCACCATCCTGACTCAACAAAACAGCAAGGTGACTATGTTGACTGACCAGGAGCTTGACAGACTGCAAAAGCTGGAGGAACTACTGGAACCTTGCAG ATATGTTACCGAACTGCTGGGAGGAGAGCGGTATGTCTCTTGTTCCATGGTGTTGCCAGCCTTGTGTCAGGATTATGGAGCCCTCAGATGA